GGGTATTTTTTCATGACAGCGAGCCAGGTGATGTCCTGGATACGGCTCCTGGGAGAGATCATGGGACTCAGGGAGTTCCCCGCCCTGTAGAGAGCCCCCGCCAGGGGGATCACGTCGCCCCACTCGGTGGCGTCGATGAGGACGGAACAGTCTATGACCGTCCTCCGCCCGTTCACATCCGCCGTGACCCCGCGGACTGCAGGCCCCTCCTTGCGGACGGAAGTGACCCTCGACCGGTAGAAAATGTCCAGGCTTCCCTTCTTTCCGCCGGAAGAAGCCTCTTTCGCCGCGTCCTTCGCCATCCGGACGAGGATGTCCCGGCCAACGGAAGGCTCGAAAGCCGTGGTGTTCCCGTCCCAGTAGCACGTGGAAACGGATTTTCCCTTCATGAAGTAATGGAACCGGACGTTTTCGTGGAATTCACCGTACAGCCCGGTCCTGTTTCCGCTGAGATCGTCCATGGTGGAGACCCCGGCGGCGGTCATCTGACCGCCGAGCCATTCCGTCTCCTCGAGAAGAATCACCCTCACCCCGAACCTCGCAGCGGCTATGGCGGCACTGATCCCCCCTGCGCCTCCGCCGGCGACCACCACGTCGCAGGAGAGCCGTTCCGCCTCCGAGGCCCGTGCCTGGGGCAGGGGAAGAAGCACCGCCGGGAGGAGAAGGAGGAGGACTGCCATTCTTCCGACTGTTGAAGGAGAAAAAACAGGGATCCGGAACAGGCGCTGGGAAGTCTTCTTCATGGAGAACGCTCCTTCTTGCAGATTTGTTATAGTTCAGTCAAATTATTGCATAATCCGGGGAGCCGTTCAATCCCGGAGACCGGGCAGGTACAATAGAAGCCGAAGCAGAGAAGGAAAGGAGGGAATATCCATGCAGTATACCGTCAGATTTTTCGGCGTCCTTGCCATGAATCTCGGGGTTGCCTCCGGTGAGCCGGTCGTCCTGGAGCTTCCGGAGAACCCATCCTACGGCGATGTCCTCGACGGAATAAGGGAGCGGTTCGCCGGCCGCCTCCCGCCGTCCATGTGGGATGAAGAGGCGAAGTGCCTCCACCGTGGCATCCTGGCCTTCGGCGCCGACGGGAAGTTCCTGGCCCGGAACAGGGACCTCCCTCTTCCTGCGGGAGGGGAGGTCCGGTTCCATCTTCCACTGTCCGGAGGCTAGATTTCCCGGAAGGTAATCTTTCCCCCCATCATGGTCAGCACCGGCTTCGCGTCGGGAATCGCCTCTTCGGGGACGGAGAAGATGTCCCTGTCGATCACGACGAGGTCCGCGAGCTTTCCGGCCTGGAGGGTTCCCTTTCTGTGCTCCTCGAAGGAGGCATAGGCCCCTCCCCTGGTGTACAGTTCCACCGCCTCTTCCACGGTAAGCTTCTGGGCTGGGTTCCATCCCCCTTCGGGAATACCGTCACGGTCTTTCCGCGTGACGGCCGTGTAAATGCCCCAGAGGGGGTCAAAAGTCTCCACGGGGCAGTCCGAACCTCCCGAAAGGAAAATGCCCAGGTCCAGGAGGGTCTTCCAGGCGTACCCCCTGCGGGCCCGGTCTTCCCCGATCCTCCGGAGGGCCATGGGGCGATCCGAGGGGACAAAGGGAGGCTGGATGGCGGCTCCCACGCCGAGGCGGGCCATCCTGTGGTACTGCTCCATATCCCCCATCTGGCAGTGGACGATATAGTGGCGGGCCTTCCTCAGGTTCCGCTCCCTGGCGTTTTCCAGGGCGTTGAGACACATGTCCAGGGCGCCGTCTCCGATAGCGTGGAGGGCAACCTGCATCCCCGCGCTGTGGGCGGTCCAGACCAGATCGTTCAGCTCCTCCGCGCTATAGATGGGCACACCGTACACTCCCGGCATATCGGAGTACTCCTCCCGGAGAAAGGCCGTTCTTCCCCCCATGGACCCGTCGGTCAGGATCTTGAGGGGACCGATGTGGAAGGCTGGGCTGCCGTCTCCGGTCCTCCACCCCGAAGCCA
The sequence above is drawn from the Aminivibrio sp. genome and encodes:
- a CDS encoding amidohydrolase produces the protein MSKIVFFNGKIYTPRGTAEALVADGQTIEAVGRNRDMLERAEGAERIDLGGRLMLPGFIDGHMHFLAYALSLEQADLTGSRSVPEVRERLKSFMDREKPASGEWVSGRGWDHEHFGEPRIFTRDDLDDLTPANPVILSRVCGHVAVVNSKALEILGITADSSFPGGVVDLDDTGRPTGVIRETAVGWAHSRKKLPDRDKLRRLVAGAGAAAAAAGLTSIHSDDLGSVGGDWRAILDLYLGLDAEGKMPVRITEQLLLRNREALDRFLASGWRTGDGSPAFHIGPLKILTDGSMGGRTAFLREEYSDMPGVYGVPIYSAEELNDLVWTAHSAGMQVALHAIGDGALDMCLNALENARERNLRKARHYIVHCQMGDMEQYHRMARLGVGAAIQPPFVPSDRPMALRRIGEDRARRGYAWKTLLDLGIFLSGGSDCPVETFDPLWGIYTAVTRKDRDGIPEGGWNPAQKLTVEEAVELYTRGGAYASFEEHRKGTLQAGKLADLVVIDRDIFSVPEEAIPDAKPVLTMMGGKITFREI